In one window of Bizionia sp. M204 DNA:
- a CDS encoding patatin family protein, translating into MKALVISGGGSKGAYAGGVAQYLMEKEGKTYDMFLGTSTGSLLIPHLAIGNIPKLYDMYTNVQQHDIFSVSPFVQRKKGDREYVSIDFVNSIWQFIRRKRTFGESKALRRHIKRKFTKEEYLKIRAENKDVVATVSNLSKNSVEYKSIKDCTYDEFCNWIWISCNYIPFMSIAKVNGFEYADGGLGCVVPIREAINRGATEVDAIILEAENIEHQKVLGKNPFSLMINLFGHLLNQVERNDILIGKLAAKNRGVKLNLYYTPSSLTENSLIFSKRLMTTWWQQGYEYAEKRHTKNKE; encoded by the coding sequence ATGAAAGCATTAGTTATATCAGGAGGAGGGAGTAAAGGCGCTTATGCCGGAGGTGTAGCCCAATATTTAATGGAAAAAGAGGGTAAAACTTACGATATGTTTTTAGGGACATCTACAGGAAGTTTATTAATCCCACATTTAGCCATTGGGAATATTCCAAAATTGTATGATATGTATACCAATGTGCAACAACATGATATTTTTAGTGTTAGTCCATTTGTGCAGCGTAAAAAAGGAGATCGTGAATATGTATCTATTGATTTTGTAAACTCAATATGGCAATTTATTCGAAGAAAACGAACATTTGGCGAGAGTAAAGCCTTGAGGCGGCATATTAAGCGGAAATTTACGAAAGAAGAATATTTAAAAATCCGTGCAGAAAATAAGGACGTTGTTGCTACTGTTTCAAATCTGTCCAAAAATTCAGTCGAGTATAAGTCGATTAAAGATTGTACCTATGATGAGTTCTGTAATTGGATTTGGATTTCATGCAACTATATTCCGTTTATGTCCATTGCAAAAGTTAATGGTTTTGAATATGCTGATGGCGGTTTGGGCTGTGTAGTGCCAATCCGTGAAGCCATAAATAGAGGTGCTACTGAAGTGGATGCAATTATATTAGAAGCCGAAAATATTGAGCATCAAAAAGTACTAGGAAAAAACCCATTTTCATTAATGATTAACCTATTTGGACATTTATTAAATCAAGTAGAACGAAATGATATTCTTATTGGCAAATTGGCTGCAAAAAATAGAGGTGTTAAACTCAATTTATATTACACACCATCAAGCTTAACGGAGAATTCGTTGATATTTAGTAAGCGACTAATGACCACTTGGTGGCAGCAAGGCTATGAGTATGCGGAGAAACGGCATACAAAAAACAAGGAATAA
- a CDS encoding M1 family metallopeptidase, translated as MKYLFALVGFLFSSIAFSQQTDYVDFKQIQAHVVPDVSTKSVSGNLTVVFDILKSTDSIFLDSQNMTFSKVLWNGSKIRFENDGKRLILFNAFKPSKKNTILLQFTANPKKALYFVGWDTNAPNQIWSQGQGKYTSNWLPSIDDMNDKIEFDLTVEFDSHYQVIANGKLVDKQINGAFTIWSYNMKQPMASYLVALAIGNYDKSEDISESGIPLEMYYYPEDSIKAEPTYRYTKQMFNFLETEIGVPYPWQNYKQVPVHDFLYSGMENTGTTIFADSFVIDSIAFNDRNYVNVNAHELAHQWFGNLVTETSGTHHWLQEGFATYYALLAEQDVFGKNYYYMRLYEYAQELLEQDSRKEGTSLLNPKSSSTTFYKKGAWVLHALREKIGDDAFKTAIKNYLEIYKFKNVETTHFIHEAEKISGQNLDAFVAVWLEAETFPYNEALASLGQSQFIQEYLMADCEAKNAKCDYYLSAPLSAEAKAKIVAQVPGRITAANFNDGLKVRQAISKNLTKIPLGLKTNYESLLSDKSYMTIESALYNLWVNFPDKRVDYLNQTKAIVGFNDKNVRLLWLVLALSTSEYDETDKQLYFNELVSYTSADYSFEVRQGAFSYLNLLQVFPEPAILNLMDASHHYNWRFKSFAKNLIEVLSNTEKYADIIQRLTMKN; from the coding sequence ATGAAATATTTATTTGCCCTAGTTGGTTTCTTATTCAGTAGCATTGCTTTTTCGCAACAAACAGATTATGTGGATTTTAAACAGATTCAAGCCCATGTCGTGCCAGATGTTTCCACTAAAAGTGTTTCGGGAAACCTCACCGTTGTTTTTGATATTTTAAAATCTACTGATTCTATTTTTTTAGATTCACAAAATATGACGTTTTCCAAAGTTTTGTGGAATGGTAGTAAAATCAGGTTTGAAAATGATGGTAAAAGGCTCATTCTATTTAATGCTTTTAAACCTTCAAAAAAAAACACGATCCTACTTCAATTTACAGCTAATCCTAAAAAAGCATTGTATTTTGTTGGTTGGGATACGAATGCACCCAATCAAATTTGGAGTCAGGGGCAAGGTAAATACACCAGTAATTGGTTGCCGAGTATAGATGATATGAATGATAAAATAGAATTCGATTTAACCGTTGAATTCGATTCTCACTATCAAGTTATTGCCAATGGAAAACTTGTTGATAAACAGATTAATGGTGCTTTTACAATTTGGAGTTATAATATGAAACAGCCCATGGCCAGTTATTTAGTAGCTTTGGCTATTGGTAATTATGATAAAAGTGAGGACATATCGGAAAGCGGAATTCCGTTAGAGATGTATTATTATCCGGAAGATTCTATAAAAGCGGAACCAACCTACAGGTATACCAAGCAGATGTTTAATTTTTTGGAAACTGAAATTGGTGTTCCATATCCATGGCAAAATTATAAGCAAGTTCCTGTTCATGATTTTTTGTATTCAGGTATGGAAAACACGGGAACTACTATTTTTGCAGATTCGTTTGTTATAGATTCTATTGCGTTTAACGACAGAAATTATGTGAATGTAAATGCGCACGAGTTAGCACATCAATGGTTTGGTAATTTGGTAACAGAAACGTCCGGAACACATCATTGGTTGCAAGAAGGTTTTGCTACGTATTATGCGCTATTAGCGGAACAAGACGTTTTTGGTAAAAATTATTACTATATGCGTTTGTATGAATATGCGCAGGAATTATTAGAACAAGATAGTCGGAAGGAAGGGACTTCTTTATTGAATCCAAAATCGAGTAGTACCACATTTTATAAAAAAGGTGCTTGGGTTTTGCATGCTTTACGTGAAAAAATAGGCGATGACGCGTTTAAAACGGCCATTAAAAACTATTTAGAAATCTATAAATTTAAAAACGTAGAAACAACCCATTTTATTCATGAAGCTGAAAAGATAAGTGGACAAAATTTAGATGCTTTTGTGGCTGTTTGGTTGGAGGCCGAAACATTTCCTTATAATGAAGCTTTGGCAAGTTTGGGGCAATCGCAGTTCATTCAAGAATATCTAATGGCAGATTGCGAAGCTAAAAATGCCAAATGCGATTATTACTTATCAGCACCATTATCTGCGGAAGCCAAAGCTAAAATTGTGGCCCAAGTTCCAGGGCGCATAACGGCTGCTAATTTTAATGATGGCTTAAAAGTGCGCCAAGCCATCTCAAAAAACCTCACGAAAATTCCATTAGGATTAAAAACAAATTATGAATCGTTATTATCTGATAAATCTTATATGACAATAGAATCTGCGCTGTATAATTTATGGGTGAATTTTCCAGATAAACGCGTTGACTATTTAAATCAGACAAAAGCAATTGTTGGGTTTAATGATAAAAATGTGCGATTGCTGTGGCTGGTTTTAGCGTTATCAACATCGGAATATGACGAAACAGATAAACAGCTGTATTTCAATGAATTGGTATCCTATACATCTGCTGATTATAGTTTTGAGGTTCGTCAAGGTGCTTTTTCATATTTGAATTTATTACAAGTATTTCCTGAACCGGCTATTTTAAACTTAATGGATGCATCACATCATTATAATTGGCGCTTTAAATCGTTTGCTAAAAATTTAATAGAAGTTTTATCCAATACGGAAAAATACGCCGATATTATTCAACGTTTAACTATGAAAAATTAA
- the recG gene encoding ATP-dependent DNA helicase RecG — translation MNTHLQTPIDYLKGVGPNRADLLRKELGIHTYQDLINLFPNRYLDRTKYFKINELQQNNAEVQVIGKLIKFEEIAQKRGKRLVATFQDDTGTMELVWFRGQKWIRDSLKLQTPYVIFGKTNFYAGKFSMPHPEMELLAEHEASLRSAMQPIYPSTEKLNNKGITNRVVNKIMQQLFVETKGRFVETLSPELLESQKLISKSEALFNIHFPKNQDLLARAQYRLKFEELFYIQLQLILKNRIHKSKIKGLPFEKVGSYFNSFYSSYLPFELTNAQKRVLKEIRQDLGSQAQMNRLLQGDVGSGKTIVAFMSMLMALDNGFQACLMAPTEILSVQHYNGLVQWCKQLNISIKILTGSSKTSDRREIHKTLENGELQILVGTHALLEDKVKFQKLGLAIIDEQHRFGVEQRSKLWHKGPKETRPPSPQMEEAKGAIIPPHILVMTATPIPRTLAMSVYGDLDISIIDELPPGRQAIKTVHRYDKNRLDVFRFIRDEIEKGRQIYIVYPLIQESEKMDYKDLMDGYESISRDFPMPKYQISIVHGKMKAVDKDFEMQRFIKGETHIMVATTVIEVGVNVPNASVMIIESAERFGLSQLHQLRGRVGRGAEQSYCILMTSHKLSSDSKTRLETMTRTNDGFEIAEVDLKLRGPGDIMGKQQSGILNLRIADIIKDGDILKTARFYAKQILNTDPNLSKPNNKAILFTYQQMSKYKNIWNYIS, via the coding sequence ATGAATACCCATTTACAAACTCCCATAGATTACCTGAAAGGCGTTGGTCCCAATCGTGCCGATTTACTTCGGAAGGAACTCGGTATTCATACCTATCAAGATTTAATAAACTTATTTCCGAATCGGTATTTAGACAGAACCAAATACTTTAAAATAAATGAATTACAGCAAAACAATGCCGAAGTTCAAGTTATAGGAAAGCTAATAAAGTTTGAAGAAATTGCGCAAAAACGCGGCAAACGATTAGTTGCCACTTTTCAAGACGACACGGGAACCATGGAATTGGTTTGGTTTCGCGGGCAAAAATGGATTCGCGACAGTTTAAAGCTTCAAACACCTTATGTCATTTTTGGGAAAACAAATTTTTATGCCGGCAAGTTTAGTATGCCACATCCAGAAATGGAACTTTTAGCAGAACATGAAGCTAGTTTACGCTCGGCCATGCAACCAATTTATCCTTCAACTGAAAAATTGAACAATAAGGGAATCACGAATCGTGTGGTGAACAAAATTATGCAACAATTGTTTGTTGAAACCAAAGGCCGATTTGTTGAAACTTTATCACCAGAACTTTTAGAAAGTCAGAAATTAATCTCTAAAAGTGAAGCGCTTTTTAATATCCATTTTCCAAAAAACCAAGACCTTTTAGCACGTGCTCAATACCGATTAAAATTTGAAGAATTATTCTATATTCAACTACAGTTAATTTTAAAAAACCGCATCCATAAATCAAAAATAAAAGGGCTTCCTTTTGAAAAAGTAGGAAGCTATTTCAACAGCTTTTACAGTTCATATTTACCCTTTGAATTAACCAATGCACAGAAACGGGTTTTAAAAGAAATTCGTCAAGATTTAGGTAGCCAAGCACAAATGAATCGACTATTACAAGGAGATGTGGGATCTGGAAAAACCATAGTCGCCTTCATGTCAATGCTCATGGCGCTTGACAACGGTTTTCAAGCCTGCTTAATGGCTCCGACTGAAATTTTGTCAGTACAGCACTACAATGGATTAGTGCAATGGTGTAAACAACTAAATATCAGTATAAAAATACTTACAGGTTCAAGTAAAACTTCAGATAGAAGAGAAATTCACAAAACGCTAGAAAATGGCGAATTACAGATTCTTGTTGGCACACATGCCCTATTAGAAGACAAGGTAAAATTTCAAAAATTAGGGCTCGCAATTATAGATGAACAACATCGTTTTGGTGTAGAACAACGAAGTAAATTATGGCACAAAGGACCAAAAGAAACCCGACCTCCATCTCCTCAAATGGAGGAAGCCAAAGGCGCTATTATTCCACCACATATTTTGGTCATGACAGCCACACCTATTCCACGTACTTTAGCCATGTCTGTTTATGGTGATTTGGATATCTCTATTATTGATGAATTGCCTCCAGGAAGACAAGCTATAAAAACGGTGCATCGGTATGATAAAAACAGATTAGACGTTTTCCGATTTATACGTGATGAAATTGAAAAAGGCCGACAAATTTATATCGTTTATCCATTGATTCAAGAGAGCGAAAAAATGGATTATAAAGATTTAATGGATGGTTACGAAAGTATTTCACGAGATTTCCCAATGCCAAAGTATCAAATTTCTATTGTTCACGGAAAAATGAAAGCCGTGGATAAAGATTTCGAGATGCAGCGCTTTATAAAAGGTGAAACACACATTATGGTTGCCACAACCGTTATAGAAGTTGGTGTTAATGTCCCAAATGCTTCTGTAATGATTATTGAAAGTGCAGAACGCTTCGGCCTTTCCCAATTGCACCAATTACGTGGTCGTGTTGGTCGTGGTGCAGAACAAAGCTATTGTATCCTCATGACGAGTCATAAATTAAGTAGCGACAGTAAAACGCGTTTGGAGACGATGACGAGAACCAATGACGGCTTTGAAATTGCAGAAGTCGACTTAAAACTACGTGGACCTGGTGATATTATGGGAAAACAGCAAAGTGGTATTTTAAATTTACGAATAGCCGATATTATTAAGGATGGTGATATTTTAAAAACAGCACGTTTTTATGCCAAACAGATTTTAAACACAGACCCTAACCTATCCAAACCCAATAATAAAGCTATTTTATTTACCTATCAGCAAATGAGCAAGTACAAGAACATCTGGAATTATATTTCATGA
- a CDS encoding tRNA (cytidine(34)-2'-O)-methyltransferase: MPLNIVLIEPEIPNNTGNIGRLALASGSNLHLVKPFGFEITDARLKRAGLDYWQHLNLHYYENLDEFFIKNKDANMVFLSSHGESNHWDISFENNMFLVFGKESVGLPKALLEKQENKLFKIPLYSNHVRSLNLANAVSIVVYEGIRQIT, from the coding sequence ATGCCCTTAAACATTGTACTTATAGAACCCGAAATACCTAATAACACCGGAAATATTGGTCGCTTAGCATTGGCTTCGGGATCCAATCTTCATTTAGTAAAACCGTTTGGATTTGAAATTACAGATGCCCGACTAAAACGCGCAGGTTTAGATTATTGGCAACATTTAAATTTACATTATTACGAAAATTTGGATGAGTTTTTCATTAAAAACAAAGACGCTAACATGGTGTTTTTATCGAGTCATGGCGAAAGCAACCATTGGGATATTTCTTTTGAAAACAATATGTTTCTGGTATTTGGTAAGGAATCGGTTGGTTTACCCAAAGCACTTTTAGAAAAACAAGAAAACAAATTATTTAAAATCCCATTATACAGCAACCATGTTAGAAGTTTAAATTTGGCAAACGCTGTAAGTATCGTGGTTTACGAAGGGATTAGACAGATTACCTGA
- a CDS encoding patatin family protein yields MRALVISGGGSKGAFAGGVAQYLIEEKGHEYDLLIGTSTGSLLVSHLGLKNVEKIKNVYTNVNQNAIFNRRPFTIKKKKGVETIGINHFNVLRNLLRGSKTFGESYNLKKLIQKTLSESEFNFLKASKTDVVVTVSNLSLNQVEYKSINDFSYEEYCEWIWISCNYTPFMTLVKKDGCEYADGGLGSMVPIEEAIRRGATTVDAIILQTEVTAFNRMPSINAFSLLTNMFAFMLDRIESQNVRIGKFVANNQNAIINFYYTPTVLTTNSLVFDKEKMTKWWQSGFDFAKYKNTETSPLEIETETIPEQ; encoded by the coding sequence ATGCGTGCTTTAGTCATTTCAGGAGGAGGAAGTAAAGGTGCGTTTGCAGGAGGTGTGGCGCAATATTTAATTGAGGAAAAAGGGCATGAGTATGATTTGCTTATAGGCACATCAACAGGGAGTTTATTGGTGTCGCATTTGGGATTAAAAAATGTGGAGAAAATAAAAAATGTGTATACCAATGTCAATCAAAATGCCATTTTTAATCGTCGGCCATTTACCATCAAAAAAAAGAAAGGGGTTGAAACTATTGGGATTAATCACTTTAACGTCCTTCGGAATTTACTGCGTGGCAGTAAAACATTTGGCGAAAGTTATAATTTAAAAAAACTGATTCAGAAAACCCTTTCAGAAAGTGAGTTCAACTTTTTAAAAGCTTCTAAAACCGATGTGGTTGTAACGGTTTCAAATTTATCTTTAAACCAGGTGGAATATAAATCGATTAATGATTTTAGCTATGAGGAATATTGCGAATGGATCTGGATTTCGTGCAATTACACTCCGTTTATGACTTTAGTTAAAAAGGATGGCTGTGAGTATGCAGATGGTGGATTAGGTTCCATGGTGCCAATTGAAGAAGCTATTAGGCGTGGCGCCACAACGGTGGATGCTATTATATTGCAAACAGAAGTCACGGCTTTTAATAGAATGCCATCCATCAATGCATTTTCACTATTAACTAATATGTTTGCGTTTATGTTGGATAGAATTGAAAGTCAGAATGTACGGATTGGGAAGTTTGTTGCCAATAATCAAAATGCGATAATTAATTTTTATTATACACCAACGGTTTTAACGACCAATTCATTAGTTTTTGATAAGGAAAAAATGACTAAGTGGTGGCAAAGTGGTTTCGATTTTGCTAAATATAAAAACACAGAAACAAGCCCGTTAGAAATAGAAACCGAAACAATACCAGAGCAATGA
- a CDS encoding prolipoprotein diacylglyceryl transferase, which produces MFPEIFSFSLPDFLSRILGMQEITIYSYAALIALGTLVAAIYTKRRAKKELGISNLSNTFFYCIFIAGFVGGKLFYYLQDPLLYLQNPSLMSDNFSGGFVFYGSFVVIIPYVIWYLKRHKIPVLPMLDIFAITTTIVHAIGRLGCFAAGCCYGSPTESGFGLVFPETQNMEVHPTQLYESSMIFTIMLILLLVKKHQQFKGQVFLIYLMLYAFGRGVLELFRGDERGFIIDNLFSHSQFIALCLISISAYFYYKFYKQININTLNT; this is translated from the coding sequence ATGTTTCCAGAAATTTTCAGCTTTTCACTACCCGATTTTCTATCACGTATTCTTGGAATGCAGGAAATCACTATATACTCTTATGCGGCCTTAATTGCTTTAGGAACATTGGTGGCAGCAATTTACACAAAAAGGCGCGCTAAAAAGGAGTTGGGAATTAGCAACCTATCAAACACATTTTTCTATTGCATTTTTATTGCTGGTTTTGTGGGAGGCAAATTATTTTATTACCTACAAGACCCATTGCTGTATCTTCAAAATCCAAGCTTAATGTCTGATAACTTTTCAGGTGGCTTTGTGTTTTACGGTTCATTTGTCGTTATCATTCCTTATGTCATTTGGTATTTAAAAAGGCATAAAATACCAGTTTTGCCCATGCTAGATATTTTTGCAATAACCACAACTATTGTACATGCAATTGGACGATTGGGCTGTTTTGCGGCAGGATGTTGCTATGGCTCTCCAACAGAAAGTGGGTTCGGATTGGTTTTTCCAGAAACGCAAAACATGGAGGTGCACCCAACCCAATTGTATGAGAGCAGTATGATATTTACTATTATGTTAATACTGTTACTTGTTAAAAAGCATCAACAATTTAAAGGTCAGGTATTCCTAATCTATTTAATGTTATACGCTTTTGGAAGAGGCGTACTAGAACTCTTTAGAGGAGACGAACGCGGTTTCATTATAGATAACTTATTTTCTCATTCCCAATTTATAGCACTGTGCCTTATTTCAATATCCGCTTATTTCTATTATAAATTCTACAAACAAATTAATATAAACACACTTAATACTTAA
- a CDS encoding MopE-related protein, producing MKNHVFKTILPTLLLVGVVFIIGSGCGDGISSPPQDFQNYWPDIDQDGYGDASESPTSYATNYAPANYVMDNTDCNDNDATVNPGASEILDSEVDEDCNGYISITLFVDADGDGFGKEREVLELLVDESIPSGYSYYAGDCNDDDAAVNPLADEIVGNGIDDNCDGDIDIVEYYTDADGDGYGAGSALPPPAAGVHNNLDCDDTNANIHPYTREFLNDGIDSNCDGEDNT from the coding sequence ATGAAAAATCATGTATTTAAAACAATTTTACCAACATTACTATTAGTAGGAGTTGTATTTATTATCGGCTCTGGATGTGGGGATGGTATAAGTAGTCCACCTCAAGATTTCCAAAATTATTGGCCAGACATAGATCAAGATGGCTATGGCGATGCATCTGAATCCCCCACTTCTTACGCAACCAATTACGCTCCCGCTAATTACGTAATGGATAACACGGATTGTAATGACAACGATGCAACTGTAAATCCAGGAGCATCAGAAATTCTTGATAGTGAAGTTGATGAGGATTGTAATGGTTATATATCTATCACTTTATTTGTAGATGCCGATGGAGATGGTTTTGGTAAAGAAAGAGAAGTTTTAGAATTATTGGTTGATGAAAGTATACCTAGCGGATATTCATATTATGCAGGAGACTGTAATGATGATGATGCAGCTGTAAATCCATTAGCCGATGAAATTGTAGGTAATGGAATAGACGATAACTGTGATGGAGATATAGACATCGTAGAATATTATACAGACGCAGATGGCGATGGTTATGGAGCAGGTAGTGCTTTGCCGCCACCAGCAGCTGGTGTACATAATAATTTAGATTGTGATGATACAAATGCTAATATTCACCCATATACTAGAGAATTCTTA